The window GGCTTAGTCAGCCATGGATTTGACCTGCCGGTATCGTTTGTAATGGCTAGGCGACATCGCCAGCACACCAGTGACCACACCAAAGATAAACGTACCGATCAAGATGATCGCCGTGGATCCATTTATTTCATAAGGGCCCAGGTTCAGGCTCATGGTGCTCT of the Bacteroidota bacterium genome contains:
- a CDS encoding LapA family protein, which translates into the protein MRTILAFILALITVLFALENQSTMSLNLGPYEINGSTAIILIGTFIFGVVTGVLAMSPSHYKRYRQVKSMAD